A DNA window from Zingiber officinale cultivar Zhangliang chromosome 3A, Zo_v1.1, whole genome shotgun sequence contains the following coding sequences:
- the LOC122050428 gene encoding uncharacterized protein LOC122050428: MRQSLATESEVEVGGSTYIPSQKDLDNHAFLVQPESSKKIDDQNDRFCPNNLKRQLRNTIGDHGQGSTEEQPASKKPKTTSKCPAISLEKYINNHRDQLEEEELEDEESEENDIEQEVEGDINFENEEDEDTNDNTTEVHERSINDRQEIILNKEGEPVGPDQKTVSQLSSFLGTIARSADFCPLTYTNWKAIPNKQHIWNYINQKYIIPEKGEKAVYGIINDAWRRYKCWIKKIHFTEYTTMRERLKNRPQDIPEAHFRVLMDYWRLETIQEISDQNAKNIAQQKWRHRAGPISFACIKERLSASNEDKESPTQAEMFIETRQRKKGKQLDQETNNAITKLRDLIENSSVPSTEAFKTIFGKEKPGRVRCYGRTTTPTLLKRNEEIAEIEKRHANEVKHLTDKVHEIEGKHEEMEVKHSKEMVVMEQKFHLLLRTMLNQNDSRVDMESLAALLSPCDANSGLRSSTSTHAPNNPKDPNMDGDHVEEDQMLDIEAEEDDAI; this comes from the exons ATGAGGCAATCCTTAGCCACTGAAAGTGAAGTCGAAGTTGGAGGATCTACTTACATTCCAAGTCAAAAAGACCTTGATAACCATGCATTTTTAGTCCAACCTGAATCATCTAAGAAGATTGATGACCAAAATGACAGattttgtccaaataatttgaagaGACAACTGAGAAATACAATAGGAGATCATGGTCAAGGATCTACGGAAGAACAACCAGCCTCTAAGAAGCCAAAGACTACTTCAAAGTGTCCTGCTATATCActtgaaaaatatattaataacCATAGGGATCAACTTGAAGAAGAGGAATTAGAAGatgaagagagtgaagaaaatgaCATAGAACAAGAAGTTGAAGGGGATATCAACTTTGAAAATGAAGAAGATGAGGATACTAATGACAATACAACCGAAG TTCATGAACGATCAATAAATGATAGACAAGAAATCATCTtgaataaagaaggagaacccgTTGGACCAGACCAGAAGACAGTTTCTCAACTTAGTAGTTTCTTGGGAACAATAGCAAGAAGTGCAGATTTTTGTCCTCTTACTTACACAAATTGGAAAGCTATACCAAACAAACAACACATATGGAATTATATCAAT CAAAAATACATCATTCCAGAAAAAGGGGAGAAGGCTGTGTATGGTATTATAAATGATGCTTGGAGGCGATATAAATGTTGGATTAAGAAAATTCATTTCACCGAGTATACAACCATGCGCGAGCGGCTGAAAAATCGTCCTCAAGACATACCAGAAGCACACTTTAGAGTGTTGATGGATTATTGGAGACTTGAAACCATTCAA GAAATAAGTGATCAAAATGCTAAAAATATTGCTCAGCAAAAATGGAGACACCGTGCAGGGCCTATAAGTTTTGCTTGTATAAAGGAGAGATTG AGTGCAAGCAATGAGGATAAAGAGTCTCCAACTCAAGCTGAAATGTTCATTGAAACTCGACagagaaagaaaggaaaacaacTAGATCAAGAAACAAATAATGCAATT ACAAAACTTCGAGACTTGATTGAAAATTCTAGTGTACCTTCTACTGAGGCTTTTAAGACTATATTTGGCAAAGAGAAGCCAGGAAGAGTGCGATGTTATGGAAGAACTACAACACCTACACTCTTAAAAAGAAATGAAGAAATAGCAGAAATTGAGAAAAGGCATGCTAATGAAGTCAAACATTTAACTGATAAGGTGCATGAGATAGAAGGGAAACATGAAGAGATGGAGGTGAAACATAGTAAAGAGATGGTGGTAATGGAGCAAAAATTTCATCTTCTTCTAAGGACCATGTTAAATCAAAATGACTCAAGAGTAGACATGGAGTCTTTGGCAGCTTTGTTATCTCCATGTGATGCTAATAGTGGTCTACGTTCATCCACATCTACTCATGCTCCAAATAATCCCAAG GATCCTAATATGGATGGTGATCATGTGGAAGAAGATCAAATGTTGGACATAGAAGCGGAAGAAGATGATGCTATATAG